The proteins below are encoded in one region of Nilaparvata lugens isolate BPH chromosome X, ASM1435652v1, whole genome shotgun sequence:
- the LOC120354649 gene encoding proteoglycan 4-like, producing the protein MMQTVPGPSTPTTPRPSTPAAPRPSTPTVPRHSTSVAPGPSTSTAPRPSTPTVPKPSTSTTPGPSTSTAPGPSTPTVPRPSTSATLGPSTPTVPNLLHLLPPGPSTPTIPRPSTSATLGPSTSTVPRPSTPTVPRPSASTAPLTSYTYHPRTFYIYYPRTFYIYPSRTFYN; encoded by the coding sequence ATGATGCAGACTGTCCCTGGACCTTCTACACCTACCACCCCCAGACCTTCTACACCTGCCGCCCCCAGACCTTCTACACCCACCGTCCCCAGACATTCTACATCTGTCGCCCCTGGACCTTCTACATCTACTGCCCCCAGACCTTCTACACCTACTGTACCCAAACCTTCTACATCTACTACCCCTGGACCTTCTACATCTACTGCCCCTGGACCTTCTACACCTACCGTCCCCAGACCTTCTACATCTGCCACCCTCGGACCTTCTACACCTACTGTCCCAAACCTTCTACATCTACTACCCCCCGGACCTTCTACTCCTACCATCCCCAGACCTTCTACATCTGCCACCCTTGGACCTTCAACATCCACTGTCCCCAGACCTTCTACACCTACCGTTCCCAGACCTTCTGCATCTACTGCCCCCCTGACCTCCTACACCTACCATCCCCGAACCTTCTACATCTACTACCCCCGGACCTTCTACATCTACCCCTCTCGGACCTTCTACAACTAA